A single window of Selenomonas sputigena DNA harbors:
- a CDS encoding cysteine desulfurase: MRTEEDIRKDFPLLTHKMNNQPLVYLDNGATTQKPNEVIQAICGYYGGCNANPHRGAYALSVKATGIYEYTRAATRSFIHARLPQEIIFTKNATEALNLVAYSYGLANVEAGDEIVISIAEHHSNLVPWQMVAQAKGAVLKYMYLEKDGRLSVEEAKKKITKKTKIVAVTEVSNVLGLINPVKEIAAVAHENGAVILVDGSQSAAHMAVDVQDMDCDFFAFSGHKLLSPMGIGVLYGKEALLDAMPPFLRGGDMIEYVTEQETTFAELPQKFEAGTQNVGGAAGLRAAIEYLEKTGFDTVRRIEQELVNYALPKLREIPFVELYGCDADPALKTGIITFNVKDVHPHDVATILDSFGVAVRAGHHCAQPLMKYLGQNATCRASFYLYNTKADVDRWLEALKEVRKVMHL; encoded by the coding sequence ATGCGGACTGAGGAAGACATTCGCAAGGATTTTCCCTTGCTCACGCACAAGATGAACAATCAGCCGCTCGTCTACCTCGACAACGGCGCGACGACGCAGAAGCCGAACGAGGTCATTCAGGCGATCTGCGGCTACTATGGCGGCTGCAACGCGAACCCGCATCGGGGCGCGTATGCGCTCTCCGTCAAGGCGACGGGCATCTACGAGTACACGCGCGCCGCGACGCGCTCCTTCATCCACGCGCGCCTGCCGCAGGAGATCATCTTCACGAAGAACGCGACGGAGGCGCTGAACCTCGTCGCGTACAGCTACGGTCTCGCGAATGTCGAGGCGGGCGACGAGATCGTCATCTCTATCGCCGAGCATCACTCGAACCTCGTGCCGTGGCAGATGGTCGCTCAGGCGAAGGGCGCTGTCTTGAAGTACATGTACCTCGAAAAGGACGGCAGGCTCTCCGTCGAGGAAGCGAAGAAGAAGATCACGAAGAAGACGAAGATTGTCGCCGTCACGGAAGTCTCGAACGTCCTCGGCCTCATCAATCCTGTCAAGGAGATTGCCGCCGTCGCGCACGAAAACGGCGCCGTCATCCTCGTTGACGGCTCGCAGAGCGCGGCGCACATGGCGGTCGATGTGCAGGATATGGACTGCGACTTCTTCGCCTTTTCGGGTCACAAGCTGCTCTCTCCCATGGGCATCGGCGTGCTCTACGGCAAGGAGGCCTTGCTCGATGCCATGCCGCCGTTTTTGCGCGGCGGCGACATGATCGAGTATGTCACCGAGCAGGAGACGACGTTCGCCGAGCTGCCGCAGAAGTTTGAGGCGGGCACGCAGAACGTCGGCGGCGCAGCAGGCCTTCGCGCCGCCATCGAATACCTCGAAAAGACGGGCTTCGACACCGTGCGCCGCATCGAGCAGGAACTCGTGAACTACGCGCTGCCCAAATTGCGCGAGATCCCCTTCGTCGAGCTTTACGGCTGCGACGCCGACCCTGCCTTGAAGACGGGCATCATCACGTTCAACGTCAAGGACGTCCATCCGCACGACGTTGCGACGATCCTTGACTCCTTCGGCGTCGCCGTGCGTGCCGGCCACCACTGCGCCCAGCCGCTGATGAAGTATCTCGGGCAGAATGCCACATGCCGCGCGAGCTTCTACCTCTACAACACGAAGGCGGATGTCGACCGCTGGCTCGAAGCCTTGAAAGAGGTCAGGAAGGTGATGCATCTATGA
- a CDS encoding SufB/SufD family protein, with translation MQNQELFSSIPMRTWRWLGVNGAALPAGLDVAEVQKIHVKAGEKKEAVQIYREGGHAEIEAHVEAGGTLSLVKVQLVPEGEDHADDVKVCVEEGGAFSYTIFEVGANELVSKLSVELAGKDAAADIAAFYFADKKRKFDFNYLVRQRGAHTDANMQVKGALMDEAQKVFRGTLDFIAGSAGSVGRENEDVIILSPGVRNRSVPLMLSGEGDVDGHHAVSIGKMDEAKLFYLMSRGLDLAEARRLVVEADLFPVLARISDEALKEEIAASIEGRIEDAD, from the coding sequence ATGCAGAATCAAGAACTTTTCAGCTCCATTCCCATGCGCACTTGGCGCTGGCTCGGCGTCAACGGCGCGGCTCTGCCCGCAGGGCTCGATGTCGCCGAAGTGCAGAAGATCCATGTGAAGGCGGGCGAGAAGAAGGAAGCCGTCCAGATCTATCGGGAGGGCGGCCATGCCGAGATCGAGGCGCATGTTGAGGCAGGCGGAACGCTTTCCCTCGTCAAGGTGCAGCTCGTGCCCGAAGGGGAAGACCATGCCGACGACGTCAAGGTGTGCGTCGAAGAGGGCGGCGCATTCTCCTATACGATCTTTGAGGTCGGCGCGAACGAGCTCGTATCGAAGCTTTCCGTCGAGCTTGCGGGAAAGGACGCCGCAGCGGATATCGCGGCCTTTTACTTCGCTGACAAGAAGCGCAAGTTCGACTTCAACTATCTCGTGCGCCAGAGGGGCGCGCACACCGACGCAAATATGCAGGTCAAGGGCGCATTGATGGACGAGGCGCAGAAGGTGTTTCGCGGCACGCTCGACTTCATCGCAGGCTCAGCCGGCTCCGTCGGGCGCGAGAACGAGGACGTCATCATCCTCTCTCCCGGCGTGCGCAACCGCTCCGTGCCGCTGATGCTCTCAGGTGAGGGCGACGTCGACGGACATCATGCCGTGAGCATCGGCAAGATGGACGAGGCGAAGCTCTTCTATTTGATGAGCCGCGGACTCGATCTCGCCGAGGCGCGGCGTCTCGTCGTCGAGGCAGACCTCTTCCCCGTGCTCGCGCGCATTTCGGACGAAGCGCTCAAGGAGGAGATCGCCGCTTCCATCGAAGGGAGGATCGAAGATGCGGACTGA